A window from Neodiprion fabricii isolate iyNeoFabr1 chromosome 2, iyNeoFabr1.1, whole genome shotgun sequence encodes these proteins:
- the LOC124176335 gene encoding uncharacterized protein LOC124176335: MGNAPAKAAYPKSLAGAGNGGKKVHWSSPGLPLPPGKPILVPGSEETQPDVVSIRWERSPSNGGSAIVGYMVEHRRMGSPHWIRAAPILCTFPELTLSGLEPGWRYQFRVRAQNALGLSEPSELSDPLTVTLQRTATSTPHFDLELKDTVALENEQAEFIVQFSGTPLPKISWFKDGFEIFSSRRTRIATENSKSSLLIHQTALNDEGEIKCTATNRVGHISTKAKLILEAPPRIRLSRQYEDGLLFEQDETIRLKVSLAGRPLPSVTWFHDGEAIQQDLRHVVETMEGESVLKIPDAKRADRGEYTVKASNKLGEDMSSFLVTVTDRPSAPGKANVTMTLGRSVTLSWKEPDDDGGCKIGTYIVEYYRLGWDVWLKATTCRQLTTTLGELIEGSEYRFRVKAENPYGVSEPSEESDVVFIPDVKRGITEPPLKGKSQSQREINKTKEKREVSFAEPVQRTRSLTREEASRGDRNPSPEWTSTQQLSSGRLSRADDPAFARRAGSRPKPKPDPPLKAKRLSKQERIDTGDNLTLPKDTEALATLNVSNSRGNLNFGKQKTLEPVLGGRRSPFRDSRSRSVSRERSPSPLLMPKIQESHEELLAATPHSTSSNLVLQKQKTFDSLPDTRPLKVGLRKQNTVDNILMSPSSPRENDESMFHGSSEFMLVLYPDENNHRSQEQNNAASIKEGQQVNMEAEEDDLVPPPLSLSLPELFSASHEVVETLREAVSSTELLHERAMERFYHAVAVEEAELAKRKAQTERRTGELAGLTGNASQKGEVKIRINSLEAIDGSSPERRASLRRKLSNSGVTSQIAWQAKRNRRRSSEGQTDTPATVNTRTNVLLDASSDPNLPTTIFVAGMPDQTERLHRWDSKNMPLTVEISEVPEADVSEKEFYRDGKVVKEDEVRSVETSEDEEVEEEESSDSEDLKLLKARILAQPIIDEEDTYHPKGRPVQHISPDLPPVPPHMIPILDISSSVPTRPVSLPSSPTNLMPKSILKKRTETEVIPLNQFGRPVPPEKPIRKSLQPEESQVQQAPQQQTVTLRKKSLTSIPDEVKGAAISESDIDNSNVLSAAEVARNRRRQVRQTSLEEEAEANMAVVSHYTEIVKQHSSGQTVHPPLYLKREDLVKAALVGENEPPVVQSETKVLLKANGTLRDMAAMGDVTKKSRSNLPDKTEAPTTKREAVKDVRKSADREDGGKVRRNSVVSRGSTPAKDTKETTKRESRPSSRNESLAGVPRSRNVSRERRPSRPSSRTESRGVSQEKSVPQRGRVPSRTTSEDIRSSRDKSLEKRKSSRPNSRSSSRDRFRPETPTEVKMGRLYQALGSRKYRPTRQYSDTVAELNADAERKVKSTMSYVTDLTLLAAAIYVYFLKSEILALPFIGLLLYRQIQEEIHRWLPKWWKHRE, encoded by the exons ATGGGCAACGCCCCGGCCAAGGCCGCCTACCCCAAGAGCCTTGCGGGGGCCGGAAACGGTGGCAAAAAGGTGCACTGGAGCAGTCCAG GTCTTCCGCTGCCTCCGGGCAAGCCAATCCTCGTCCCTGGCTCGGAGGAAACGCAACCGGATGTTGTCAGCATCAGGTGGGAACGCTCCCCGAGCAACGGAGGCTCCGCCATCGTCGGGTATATGGTTGAGCACCGGCGCATGGGGTCTCCGCACTGGATCCGAGCTGCTCCAATTCTCTGCACGTTCCCCGAGCTGACCTTGAGTGGCCTTGAACCCGGATGGCGGTACCAGTTTCGCGTTCGCGCCCAAAATGCCCTCGGTCTCTCCGAACCCAGCGAATTGTCCGACCCACTCACGGTCACCCTGCAGAGGACGGCAACGAGCACCCCGCACTTCGACCTGGAACTGAAGGATACGGTGGCTCTCGAAAACGAACAG gcaGAGTTCATCGTGCAATTCTCGGGCACCCCCCTACCGAAGATATCTTGGTTTAAGGACGGGTTTGAAATATTTAGTAGCCGGAGGACGCGGATCGCAACCGAGAACAGCAAGAGTTCGCTCCTCATCCATCAAACCGCTCTGAACGACGAGGGAGAAATAAAGTGCACGGCCACAAACAGGGTTGGGCACATCAGCACCAAAGCGAAACTTATTCTGGAAG CACCCCCGCGAATCAGACTCTCTCGACAATACGAAGACGGGCTGCTTTTTGAGCAAGACGAAACAATCAGACTTAAAGTCTCCTTGGCAGGTAGACCTTTGCCGAGTGTCACTTGGTTCCACGACGGTGAGGCGATTCAACAGGACCTGAGACACGTCGTCGAAACGATGGAGGGTGAATCGGTGCTCAAAATTCCCGACGCGAAACGGGCTGACCGTGGAGAGTACACGGTCAAAGCGTCGAACAAGCTTGGCGAGGACATGTCATCCTTTTTGGTCACCGTCACTG ATCGACCGTCAGCACCGGGTAAAGCAAATGTCACTATGACACTCGGCCGTTCAGTAACGCTTTCTTGGAAGGAACCGGATGATGACGGAGGATGTAAAATAGGGACTTATATCGTAGAATATTACAGA TTGGGTTGGGACGTCTGGCTGAAAGCGACTACGTGTCGTCAGTTGACAACGACTTTAGGCGAGTTGATCGAAGGATCGGAATATCGCTTTCGGGTAAAGGCTGAAAACCCTTACGGAGTGAGTGAACCCAGCGAAGAGAGCGATGTCGTCTTCATTCCGGACGTGAAGAGAGG GATTACCGAGCCTCCGTTGAAAGGAAAGTCTCAAAGTCAACGAGAGATCAACAAGACGAAAGAAAAGCGCGAAGTGAGTTTTGCCGAGCCAGTTCAGAGGACACGAAGTTTGACTCGAGAAGAGGCTAGCAGGGGGGACAGGAATCCGAGTCCCGAGTGGACGTCCACCCAGCAGCTCAGTAGCGGGAGATTGAGTCGAGCGGATGACCCAGCCTTCGCCAGACGAGCTGGTTCCAGACCAAAGCCAAAACCAGACCCTCCATTAAAGGCAAAAAGGTTGTCAAAGCAAGAGAGGATTGACACCGGGGACAACTTGACCTTGCCCAAGGACACGGAA GCTCTGGCAACTCTCAATGTCTCCAATAGCAGGGGAAACCTGAACTTTGGTAAGCAAAAGACTTTGGAACCAGTATTGGGGGGCCGGCGTTCCCCCTTCAGGGACTCAAGGTCTCGTTCGGTTTCGAGGGAGAGAAGTCCGTCCCCGTTACTGATGCCGAAGATACAGGAGTCGCACGAGGAGTTGCTGGCCGCGACGCCACACTCAACATCGTCGAATCTTGTTCTACAGAAACAAAAGACTTTTGACAGCCTGCCCGATACCAGGCCGTTGAAGGTCGGTTTGAGGAAACAAAATACGGTTGACAATATTCTAATGTCACCCAGTTCGCCCAGAGAGAATGATGAGAGCATGTTTCACGGTAGCTCCGAATTCATGCTGGTATTGTACCCTGATGAAAACAATCATCGCAGCCAAGAACAAAATAATGCTGCAA GTATTAAGGAGGGTCAGCAGGTCAATATGGAAGCTGAAGAAGATGATCTAGTACCTCCACCCCTGTCACTGTCTCTACCAGAGTTATTCAGCGCTAGTCACGAGGTGGTTGAAACTCTTCGAGAAGCTGTCAGTTCAACCGAGCTGCTGCACGAGCGAGCGATGGAGCGTTTCTACCACGCTGTAGCCGTTGAAGAGGCGGAATTAGCCAAGCGAAAGGCTCAGACGGAGAGGCGCACCGGTGAACTGGCTGGTCTGACAGGAAACGCCTCGCAAAAGGGTGAGGTAAAGATAAGGATCAACTCTTTGGAGGCCATCGACGGCAGTTCACCCGAGAGAAGAGCGTCCCTTCGGAGAAAACTGTCTAACTCCGGTGTAACTAGTCAAATAGCTTGGCAGGCGAAGCGGAATCGCAGGAGGTCAAGCGAAGGTCAGACCGATACCCCAGCAACCGTCAACACCAGAACGAACGTACTCTTGGACGCTTCTTCAGATCCCAATCTACCGACTACGATCTTTGTGGCTGGTATGCCGGATCAGACTGAAAGATTGCACCGATGGGACTCGAAGAATATGCCATTGACTGTAGAGATATCGGAGGTTCCGGAAGCTGATGTATCCGAAAAGGAATTTTACAGAGACGGTAAGGTGGTGAAAGAGGACGAGGTCCGGAGTGTCGAAACTTCAGAGGacgaggaggtggaggaggaggagagcaGTGATAGCGAAGATCTGAAATTATTAAAAGCGCGGATCCTGGCCCAGCCGATAATCGATGAGGAGGACACATACCACCCCAAAGGAAGACCCGTGCAGCACATCAGTCCAGATCTACCGCCAGTTCCTCCTCATATGATTCCAATTTTGGACATTTCTTCATCGGTTCCTACGAGGCCGGTTTCTCTCCCATCGTCGCCGACAAATTTGATGCCGAAGTCGATATTGAAGAAGCGAACGGAGACCGAGGTGATTCCGTTAAATCAATTCGGAAGACCCGTGCCACCAGAAAAACCAATTCGCAAATCCCTGCAGCCTGAAGAAAGTCAAGTTCAGCAAGCACCGCAACAACAGACTGTAACGTTGAGAAAAAAGTCCCTGACTAGTATACCGGACGAAGTTAAAGGTGCGGCGATTTCCGAATCGGACATCGACAACTCAAACGTTCTCTCCGCCGCGGAAGTAGCGAGGAATCGAAGGAGGCAGGTACGGCAAACCTCGTTGGAAGAAGAAGCCGAGGCGAACATGGCTGTGGTAAGTCATTACACGGAAATAGTCAAGCAGCACTCTTCGGGGCAAACGGTCCACCCGCCCCTCTACCTGAAGAGAGAAGACTTGGTCAAGGCGGCCCTGGTTGGCGAAAATGAGCCGCCGGTTGTCCAAAGCGAGACCAAGGTTTTGCTAAAAGCGAATGGTACCCTAAGGGACATGGCGGCTATGGGTGACGTGACAAAGAAGAGCAGATCAAATCTTCCCGATAAAACGGAGGCGCCGACGACGAAGCGAGAGGCGGTTAAAGACGTTCGGAAATCGGCGGACCGGGAAGACGGCGGTAAGGTCAGAAGAAACAGCGTCGTATCGCGGGGTTCAACGCCAGCCAAAGATACGAAGGAGACGACGAAGCGGGAGAGCCGTCCATCTTCGAGGAATGAATCGCTGGCTGGTGTTCCTCGCTCAAGGAACGTCTCGAGAGAGCGACGACCTTCCAGGCCATCCTCAAGAACTGAAAGTCGGGGCGTGTCTCAGGAAAAATCGGTGCCACAACGTGGCCGGGTGCCTTCGAGGACGACGTCGGAGGACATTCGGTCATCGAGAGATAAGTCgttggaaaaacgaaaatccaGTCGGCCAAATTCCAGGTCTAGTTCAAGAGATCGGTTTCGGCCTGAGACTCCAACCGAGGTCAAAATGGGGCGTCTTTATCAGGCATTGGGGAGCAGAAAATACAGGCCAACTAGACAGTACTCTGATACTGTTGCGGAGCTAAATGCAGACGCTGAGAGAAAAGTGAAGTCGACGATGAGTTACGTTACTGATCTTACCCTGCTCGCTGCTGCCATTTACGTTTACTTTCTAAAGAGTGAAATCCTCGCTTTACCATTCATCGGACTTCTGCTCTATCGGCAAATCCAGGAAGAGATTCACAGGTGGCTACCCAAATGGTGGAAACACCGGGAATAA